From the genome of Ziziphus jujuba cultivar Dongzao chromosome 6, ASM3175591v1, one region includes:
- the LOC107429752 gene encoding disease resistance protein RML1A-like, whose translation MEKVQQWRDALAEASNLCGFDSKNFREEYARHRLNHLRKKLLSELLNIDQATLTMGTPFLASPYIFDKLRRKKILLVLDDVDSSNQLEALVERYDQLAPGSRIIVTSTNVQGLKKVADKNICKVEG comes from the exons ATGGAAAAGGTGCAACAATGGAGAGATGCTTTAGCAGAAGCATCCAATCTATGTGGCTTTGATTCAAAGAATTTCAG GGAAGAGTATGCAAGGCATCGACTAAACCATTTGAGAAAGAAGCTCCTTTCTGAGTTATTAAATATTGATCAAGCTACTCTAACAATGGGTACCCCATTTTTAGCATCACCGTATATTTTTGACAAACTTCGCCGTAAAAAGATACTCTTGGTTCTTGATGATGTGGATAGTTCAAATCAATTAGAAGCTTTAGTTGAAAGATATGATCAACTTGCTCCTGGAAGTAGAATTATAGTTACTTCTACAAATGTGCAAGGTCTAAAGAAAGTTGCGGATAAAAACATTTGCAAGGTTGAAGGATAA